From the Carya illinoinensis cultivar Pawnee chromosome 4, C.illinoinensisPawnee_v1, whole genome shotgun sequence genome, one window contains:
- the LOC122306320 gene encoding uncharacterized protein LOC122306320, with protein sequence MDELEHRWNNLRLSEEEEVVLDFPFGEAEDVQRKGQRNLIGRICLERVVGKEIVSNAMGKIWKISKRAKFQEVAKNTFVLTFTTHADKDRILEGRPWLFDNGLFALRPDDSTIQPSQIMFESEAFWVQIHNLSLGQMTRDYGLLIGALVGRVLEVDTAEDGIGWGKFLRVKLEVSLHKPIARGRFVNSYGKKLWVQFQYEKLP encoded by the coding sequence ATGGATGAGTTGGAACATCGTTGGAATAATCTACGGTTGTCAGAGGAGGAAGAAGTGGTCCTGGATTTCCCCTTCGGGGAGGCTGAGGATGTGCAAAGAAAGGGTCAACGGAATCTCATTGGGAGGATTTGTCTGGAACGTGTGGTAGGGAAGGAGATAGTCAGTAACGCCATGGGTAAAATTTGGAAGATAAGCAAGAGAGCAAAATTTCAAGAAGTAGCAAAGAATACATTTGTGTTAACCTTTACTACTCATGCAGATAAAGACAGAATCTTGGAGGGAAGACCATGGCTGTTTGATAATGGCCTTTTTGCTCTTCGACCCGATGATAGTACCATACAACCCTCACAGATCATGTTCGAGTCTGAAGCCTTCTGGGTTCAGATTCACAACTTGTCGTTGGGACAAATGACAAGGGATTATGGACTGCTTATTGGGGCATTAGTAGGACGAGTGCTTGAAGTTGATACTGCAGAAGATGGTATCGGCTGGGGAAAGTTCCTGCGGGTGAAGCTAGAAGTTTCTTTACACAAACCGATTGCTCGTGGACGGTTTGTTAACTCTTATGGCAAGAAGTTATGGGTGCAATTTCAGTATGAAAAACTCCCTTGA
- the LOC122306318 gene encoding uncharacterized protein LOC122306318: MIDQVISGVEQRIADDMLLSLNREFLREEVDVALKQMSPFKAPGPDGFSASFYQDHWEIVGAEVSQAVLDLLSNGRLITDNIMVAYEMLHTMQSRQKSKVGSMAMKLDMFKVYDRVEWDYLEAMSLKLGFGERWTGLLMACVKSVSYSVKVNRAAGDIFYPSRGLRQGDPLSPYLFLICVEGLSSLLQQADRNGVLRGVATSKGGLRINYLLFADDCVIFCKTKQEEWLDVEQILWKYECASAKALITQSTNGVVCGNYNKYWGLPTVIGRSKYNTFRGIKEKIWRRICSWKFVLLSTAGKEILIKSVLQAIPAYTMSVFKLPCMLLKEIEAMFSRFWWDHNKAGKDIHWRSWEKLGLVKGKGGLGFRNLVSFNKALLAKQVWRLMQEPTSLVSQVFKHKSFPHCHLSESKIGSSPSHIWRSLWSALDLVKAGSIWRVGNGENIRVWHDRWLPRPTTYMVQTPINMLDSEARVIELINVENRVWNKDLIEVVFNKEDAELISSLPVSIRGVTNKLMWVPGKAKQFIWRALNDILPTKGTLARKKIVNEGFCPVCTKEVENVLHVGQMQKQQINETEVQLQARVRVLWEPAVETFYKFNFDAAYIQNDRTMGIGGVLRDHRGDAEMVLSAPKAHVPSTFHAECYALIWVMQLCHELRISNVIFEGDAMQVTDSINSNCVDCS, translated from the exons ATGATTGATCAAGTTATTAGTGGGGTAGAGCAAAGAATAGCAGATGATATGCTACTAAGCTTGAACAGGGAATTTCTAAGGGAGGAAGTTGACGTGGCTTTGAAGCAAATGTCACCTTTTAAGGCACCTGGTCCTGATGGTTTTAGTGCTAGTTTCTACCAAGATCATTGGGAGATTGTTGGAGCTGAAGTGTCTCAAGCTGTTCTTGACTTACTAAGCAATG GAAGACTTATTACTGATAACATTATGGTTGCATATGAGATGTTACATACTATGCAATCAAGGCAAAAGAGTAAGGTGGGCAGTATGGCTATGAAATTAGATATGTTTAAGGtttatgatagggtggagtgggacTATTTGGAGGCTATGTCACTCAAGCTGGGGTTTGGTGAAAGATGGACTGGCTTACTTATGGCTTGTGTCAAATCAGTGAGCTACTCAGTCAAAGTTAATAGAGCTGCAGGGGACATCTTTTATCCTTCAAGAGGGCTACGAcaaggtgatccattatcaccatATTTGTTTCTTATATGTGTTGAGGGACTGAGTTCCTTATTACAGCAAGCAGATAGAAATGGTGTCCTAAGAGGGGTAGCTACTTCTAAAGGAGGTTTAAGGATTAACTACCTTCTATTTGCTGATGATTGTGTCATTTTTTGCAAAACAAAGCAAGAAGAATGGCTCGATGTGGAGCAAATATTGTGGAAGTATGAATGTGCATCTG CTAAAGCTTTAATTACCCAGTCTACTAATGGAGTGGTTTGTGGGAATTACAACAAGTACTGGGGCTTACCAACTGTGATTGGAAGGTCTAAATATAATACTTTTCGTGGAATTAAAGAGAAGATATGGAGAAGAATCTGTAGTTGGAAATTTGTCCTTTTGTCTACAGCAGGGAAAGAGATTTTAATCAAAAGTGTGCTACAAGCAATTCCCGCCTATACTATGAGTGTGTTTaaattgccttgtatgttgttGAAAGAGATAGAGGCAATGTTTTCTCGGTTCTGGTGGGACCATAATAAAGCTGGGAAGGATATCCATTGGAGGAGTTGGGAAAAGTTAGGCCTAGTGAAAGGCAAGGGAGGCTTGGGGTTCAGAAACTTAGTAAGCTTTAATAAAGCTTTGTTAGCAAAGCAAGTTTGGAGGCTTATGCAGGAACCCACCTCTCTAGTTTCTCAAGTTTTCAAGCATAAATCTTTTCCTCATTGTCATCTATCAGAGTCTAAGATTGGATCCTCTCCTTCTCACATTTGGAGGAGTTTATGGTCTGCTCTGGATCTAGTAAAGGCAGGTTCTATTTGGAGAGTTGGGAATGGGGAGAACATCCGAGTTTGGCATGATAGGTGGTTGCCTAGACCTACAACTTATATGGTACAAACTCCTATCAATATGTTAGATTCTGAAGCTAGAGTGATAGAATTAATTAATGTGGAGAATCGAGTATGGAATAAAGATTTGATAGAGGTTGTGTTTAATAAAGAAGATGCTGAGTTGATTTCTAGTCTACCTGTCAGTATTAGAGGAGTAACTAATAAGCTTATGTGG GTTCCTGGGAAGGCGAAGCAGTTTATATGGAGGGCTCTCAATGATATCTTACCTACGAAGGGTACACTAGCCAGAAAAAAGATTGTGAATGAGGGGTTTTGCCCTGTCTGTACCAAAGAGGTGGAGAATGTTTTGCAT GTGGGTCAGATGCAGAAGCAGCAAATTAATGAGACAGAAGTTCAGCTGCAAGCACGGGTCAGGGTGTTATGGGAACCAGCTGTTGAAACTTTTTACAAGTTCAACTTTGATGCAGCTTATATACAAAATGACAGAACTATGGGAATTGGTGGAGTGTTGAGAGACCATAGGGGTGATGCAGAGATGGTGTTATCTGCTCCTAAGGCACATGTTCCTTCTACTTTTCATGCAGAATGTTATGCACTTATTTGGGTCATGCAATTGTGTCATGAGTTGAGGATCTCTAATGTGATCTTTGAGGGTGATGCAATGCAGGTGACtgatagtattaatagtaattGTGTAGATTGTTCATGA
- the LOC122306319 gene encoding uncharacterized protein LOC122306319 — MDLFRQVLIKGSLFDLGWRGDKYTWSNRHEDASFTKERLDRVLANQQWMEGFANYQVDILTAICSDHKLVLLSCLYAHSEQNFAPHSFKYEASWSREEGCSTIVATEWQKQMGGVNKLASIQTKLEACSKKLRQWSRHIDQDRSKAIKEKTRLINQLQRDEGPSYIQSQKQLHKELEFLLEQEDLKWKQRAKRH, encoded by the coding sequence ATGGACTTGTTTAGACAGGTTCTAATCAAAGGTTCTCTATTTGATTTGGGATGGAGAGGTGACAAATACACATGGTCAAATCGTCATGAAGATGCCTCCTTTACTAAAGAGAGGCTTGATAGAGTATTAGCTAATCAACAATGGATGGAGGGTTTTGCTAATTATCAGGTGGATATTCTAACTGCTATATGTTCAGACCATAAACttgttttactttcttgcttgtatGCACATAGCGAGCAGAACTTTGCACCTCACAGTTTTAAGTATGAAGCCAGTTGGAGTCGAGAAGAAGGATGCAGCACTATAGTGGCTACTGAATGGCAGAAGCAGATGGGGGGTGTGAACAAATTAGCAAGTATACAGACCAAGTTAGAAGCATGCAGTAAGAAACTGAGGCAATGGAGTAGACATATTGACCAGGACAGATCAAAGGCAATTAAGGAGAAAACAAGGCTCATCAATCAATTGCAAAGAGATGAGGGACCTAGCTACATACAAAGTCAGAAACAATTGCACAAGGAGTTAGAATTTCTGTTGGAACAAGAAGACctcaaatggaaacaaagagctaaAAGGCACTGA